In the Chryseobacterium sp. MYb264 genome, one interval contains:
- the bioA gene encoding adenosylmethionine--8-amino-7-oxononanoate transaminase: protein MNLQERDRAVNWHPYTQMKTAGNAIPIVKGKGVYLFDEKGKPFIDAVSSWWVTLHGHANPYIAQRVFEQLNTLEQVIFAGFTHEPAIQLSENLLKLLPENQEKVFYSDNGSTAVEVALKMCIQYSHNQGKEKKKILAFKNAYHGDTFGAMSVSGRSVWTKPFGEMLFEVIFIDTPTSENLKSLKNQVENVADEVACFIYEPLIQGAAGMLMHNQEDLSELMKFCKEQDILLIQDEVFTGFGRTGKWFAANYLTEQPDIMCFSKGLTGGTMPMGITTSSNEIFNAFLSDDKYKTLFHGHSFTANPLACTAALASMELLLKEETLTQINLISEKHLQFSKILKQQQMVENVRQIGTILAWDFKTETGTSYFNDIGKRLYEEFLERGIIMRPLGNVMYLVPPYCITSDELDFIYRNILKVLANLKFDE, encoded by the coding sequence ATGAATTTACAGGAACGTGACAGAGCCGTCAACTGGCATCCCTATACGCAAATGAAAACTGCCGGAAATGCGATTCCCATTGTGAAAGGGAAGGGTGTTTATCTTTTTGATGAAAAAGGAAAACCGTTTATTGATGCCGTTTCTTCGTGGTGGGTGACGTTGCATGGTCATGCAAATCCGTATATTGCGCAACGGGTTTTTGAACAATTAAATACTTTAGAGCAAGTTATTTTTGCAGGATTTACCCATGAACCTGCCATTCAGCTTTCTGAAAATCTGTTGAAATTGTTGCCTGAAAATCAGGAAAAAGTTTTCTATTCGGATAACGGATCGACAGCGGTGGAAGTAGCTTTGAAGATGTGTATTCAGTATTCTCATAATCAAGGAAAGGAGAAAAAGAAAATTCTGGCTTTTAAAAATGCGTATCACGGCGATACTTTCGGGGCAATGTCTGTGAGCGGAAGAAGTGTCTGGACAAAGCCTTTCGGAGAGATGCTTTTTGAAGTTATTTTTATTGATACGCCGACTTCTGAAAATTTGAAAAGTTTAAAAAATCAAGTTGAAAATGTAGCTGATGAAGTTGCCTGTTTTATCTACGAGCCTTTAATTCAGGGCGCTGCGGGAATGTTGATGCATAATCAGGAAGACTTATCAGAATTAATGAAATTTTGCAAAGAGCAGGATATTCTCCTGATTCAGGATGAAGTTTTTACAGGATTCGGAAGAACAGGAAAATGGTTTGCCGCCAATTATCTTACAGAACAACCTGATATTATGTGTTTTTCAAAAGGGTTGACAGGAGGAACGATGCCTATGGGAATCACGACTTCTTCCAATGAAATCTTCAATGCTTTTTTGTCTGATGATAAATATAAAACCTTATTTCACGGGCATTCTTTTACAGCAAATCCGTTGGCTTGTACGGCGGCTTTGGCGAGTATGGAACTTTTATTGAAAGAAGAAACGTTGACTCAAATTAATCTAATTAGTGAAAAACATTTACAATTTTCCAAGATTCTAAAACAACAGCAAATGGTTGAAAATGTTCGCCAAATCGGGACAATTTTAGCATGGGACTTCAAAACAGAAACAGGAACTTCTTATTTTAATGATATAGGAAAACGTCTTTATGAAGAATTTTTAGAGCGTGGAATTATCATGCGACCTTTGGGAAATGTGATGTATCTCGTTCCACCTTACTGCATTACTTCAGATGAACTGGATTTTATTTATCGAAATATTTTGAAAGTTCTTGCGAATTTAAAGTTTGATGAATAA
- a CDS encoding CynX/NimT family MFS transporter, with the protein MIKNETKNTVSYFLLLVNVLVVVLVSSNLRSPIISVSPVLGDVKSALQLDSFQISMLTSIPLFMFATCSVLVSRFSHKFSINRFLLYSLLILSFGLFLRVTGSLWALFLGSVFIGLGICIGNVVTPGYVKNNFPKQIGLMTGIFAVSMNISAALASGFSVNIGKWTGFGWRGSLGIWLIISLLAIVVISIEMIFNKNKTQQAKSSVSHSDFNMFKSSQAWNISIFMGLQSLFYYCIMAWLPAFLTDHHMNSEDTGWVLFVIQITMLPVTFGAPIIANKMKNQKVMIIFICVLMLISTLMLAFLESQWIFFCAALMGLSNGLSFSLAILFFSLRTRSGANAIKISGMAQSVGYLIAACGPPIFGKLHDWDLSWKSSFYFLLFAVIVMFYFGIKAAGNKFVED; encoded by the coding sequence ATGATAAAGAACGAAACAAAAAATACAGTATCCTACTTTTTGCTTTTAGTAAATGTTTTGGTTGTAGTGCTCGTCTCCAGCAACTTACGTTCGCCAATTATTTCGGTATCTCCTGTTTTGGGTGATGTAAAATCAGCTCTTCAACTTGATAGTTTCCAGATCAGTATGCTCACCTCTATTCCACTTTTTATGTTCGCGACCTGTTCGGTTTTGGTGAGCAGATTTTCTCATAAATTCAGTATTAATCGATTTTTGCTTTATTCATTACTCATTTTAAGCTTTGGATTATTCTTAAGGGTGACAGGCTCACTTTGGGCTTTATTTTTGGGTTCTGTTTTTATCGGACTGGGAATTTGCATTGGAAATGTGGTAACACCAGGTTATGTTAAAAATAACTTCCCGAAACAGATTGGATTAATGACAGGAATTTTTGCAGTTTCCATGAATATCAGTGCGGCATTGGCGTCAGGCTTCAGTGTCAATATCGGAAAATGGACTGGCTTCGGATGGCGTGGCTCGTTGGGAATTTGGCTGATTATTTCTCTTTTGGCGATTGTCGTGATAAGTATTGAAATGATTTTTAATAAAAACAAAACTCAACAAGCAAAATCATCGGTCAGCCATTCAGATTTTAATATGTTTAAATCTTCCCAAGCGTGGAATATCAGTATTTTCATGGGGTTGCAGTCTTTATTTTATTACTGTATTATGGCTTGGCTGCCGGCATTTCTTACCGATCATCACATGAATTCGGAAGATACGGGATGGGTATTATTCGTGATCCAGATTACGATGTTGCCCGTGACTTTTGGAGCTCCTATCATTGCCAATAAAATGAAAAACCAGAAAGTAATGATCATTTTTATTTGTGTCCTGATGTTAATAAGTACCTTAATGCTTGCTTTTTTAGAATCACAATGGATCTTCTTTTGTGCCGCTTTAATGGGACTTTCCAACGGATTATCTTTCAGTCTGGCTATTTTATTTTTCTCGTTAAGAACCCGATCCGGTGCCAATGCTATCAAAATTTCAGGGATGGCGCAGTCGGTCGGTTATTTAATCGCCGCATGCGGACCGCCTATTTTCGGAAAACTTCACGATTGGGATCTATCGTGGAAAAGTTCCTTTTACTTTCTATTATTTGCCGTAATCGTCATGTTTTATTTTGGAATAAAAGCCGCCGGAAATAAATTCGTAGAAGACTAA
- a CDS encoding AraC family transcriptional regulator, translating into MNNDNIIDDLKKPYFVWFEDNWKHDDVLHSHKKGQLVYVESGFQYLTIEEKIYLLPQNHAAWIPPNAVHKTNSHSEKIKLMIMFSDIDSHEDFYHQEKVFSVPPVLKEMIRYSEKWSKNLENNPAESIFLKALFSELPHFVVDSLQLHLTLPKDKRLSKVMEYLHNHYNQDFKIEELSDLAMLSLRTLERIFKAETGITLNKYQQILRIIKSLELLSSIDLTVSQVAFEVGYKSLQAYTRSFLSVMHCRPSDFAKIIH; encoded by the coding sequence ATGAATAACGATAATATTATTGATGACTTAAAAAAGCCTTATTTTGTTTGGTTTGAAGATAATTGGAAACATGACGATGTTCTTCATTCTCACAAAAAAGGTCAGCTGGTGTATGTGGAAAGCGGATTTCAATATCTGACGATTGAAGAGAAAATTTATCTGCTTCCACAGAATCATGCCGCGTGGATTCCGCCTAATGCAGTGCATAAAACGAATTCTCATTCGGAAAAAATAAAATTAATGATCATGTTTTCGGATATCGACAGCCATGAAGATTTTTATCATCAGGAAAAAGTATTCTCTGTACCGCCCGTCTTGAAAGAGATGATCAGGTATTCTGAAAAGTGGTCTAAAAATTTAGAAAATAATCCTGCTGAATCTATTTTCTTGAAAGCTCTTTTTAGTGAATTACCTCATTTTGTGGTCGATTCCTTACAACTTCATCTTACTTTGCCAAAGGACAAGCGGTTGTCTAAAGTCATGGAATATCTTCACAATCATTATAACCAAGATTTTAAAATTGAAGAACTTAGCGACCTGGCAATGCTCTCATTGAGAACATTAGAACGTATTTTTAAAGCAGAAACCGGAATTACACTGAATAAATACCAACAAATTCTACGAATTATCAAAAGTTTAGAATTATTAAGCTCCATTGATCTTACAGTTTCTCAGGTTGCCTTTGAAGTGGGCTATAAAAGTCTACAGGCCTATACCAGAAGTTTTCTATCGGTAATGCATTGCAGACCGAGTGATTTTGCGAAAATTATTCACTAA
- a CDS encoding TlpA family protein disulfide reductase — translation MKQIVSTGLLNSKIEDKGESAAANFIVSDIQGKSISTKDLRGKVVFINFWASWCPPCRAEFPSIQKMYEKYKDNQNVEFLTINLDDDINAGKKFLEKNNYTIPFLVSNGNIPQEIYNGSLPTTVVLDKNGKIRLKHTGMADYSKDSFYQQLEELIKE, via the coding sequence ATGAAACAGATTGTTTCAACAGGATTATTGAATTCAAAAATTGAAGATAAAGGAGAGTCAGCTGCTGCTAACTTTATTGTTAGTGACATACAAGGAAAAAGTATTTCTACAAAGGATCTGAGAGGTAAAGTAGTCTTTATTAATTTTTGGGCATCATGGTGTCCGCCATGCAGAGCGGAATTTCCGTCTATTCAGAAAATGTATGAAAAATATAAAGATAACCAGAATGTAGAATTCTTAACTATAAATCTTGATGATGACATAAATGCCGGAAAAAAATTCTTAGAAAAGAATAATTATACCATTCCTTTTTTGGTTTCGAATGGAAATATTCCTCAAGAAATTTACAACGGTTCGCTTCCAACGACTGTGGTTCTTGATAAAAATGGTAAAATTAGACTGAAACATACCGGAATGGCAGATTATAGCAAAGACTCTTTTTATCAGCAACTTGAAGAATTAATTAAGGAATAA
- a CDS encoding efflux RND transporter permease subunit, with amino-acid sequence MLNKIIEFSVKNKLIVGLFTIGLILFGIYETTKLPIDAQPDITSTQVQVITVAPSYGAADIERLVTFPIEQATSNVSGITQIRSFSRFGLSLITIVFDDDTDVYWARQQVQERLQLVQENIPVGIGKPELGPISSGLGEIFQYVVRPKKGYEHVYDETELRTIQDWVIRRQLLGTKGIADVSSFGGKLKQYEIAINPNQLQAFNININDVFDALENNNQNTGGAYIEKRETVLFIRSEGLLGSLEDIGNIQVSNTKEGIPVHIKDVAQVKFGSATRYGAMTYNDKGEVSGAIVMMLKDENANEVVGNIKKTLDKIQESLPEGVVIEPFLDRAKMVNNTISTVKTNLMEGALIVVFILVLFLGNFRAGLLVASVIPLAMLFAIIMMNIFGVGGNLMSLGALDFGLIVDGAVIIVEAVLHQLAHKKHFGKNNMLSKAEMDGQVSSSATKMVNSAVFGQIIILIVYLPIFTLQGIEGKMFKPMAQTVAFALVGAFLLSLTYIPMMSSLVLSRKKKTKDNVSDKVMSKMEIGHQKLLIKALKFRKTIIATVIILFAGAVFVLSKMGGEFIPSLEEGDFAVEMRILQGSNIEETKKATTQAAKILLKQFPEVQKVVMKIGSGEIPTDPMPMDGGDMIVVLKPKKEWTSAHSFPELSDKMNKALEVIPGLTASFQFPVQMRFNELMTGAKQDVVCKIYGEDLDSLATYAKKLGGIISTVNGAQDLYLEPVVGAPQVVIDYNRAELSRYNISVAEINRVINMAFAGQTAGALYEGERKFDVVVRMDQEHKKDISSIQNLLVPTPNGEQIPLSQLAKVELKNSPNQIQRENTKRRIVIGFNVRGRDVQSIVEELQQKVNKDLKLSAGYAISYGGAFENLNEAKARLGIAVPISLVMIFLLLFFAFGSVKHSLLIYTAIPLSAIGGIYFLALRGMPFSISAGVGFIALFGVAVLNGIVLISEFNRLKKDGVTNLSRIVLMGTRIRLRPVLMTAFVASLGFLPMAISNGAGAEVQRPLATVVIGGLMLATLLTLFVLPILYVLFERISKKKKFNRN; translated from the coding sequence ATGTTAAATAAAATTATTGAGTTTTCTGTAAAGAATAAACTCATTGTCGGTCTTTTTACCATAGGGCTGATTCTTTTTGGAATTTATGAAACCACCAAACTTCCCATCGATGCACAGCCGGATATCACGAGTACTCAGGTTCAGGTCATTACGGTTGCGCCTTCGTACGGAGCTGCAGATATCGAACGTCTGGTAACTTTTCCTATCGAGCAGGCAACCAGCAACGTCAGCGGAATTACTCAAATCCGTAGTTTTTCACGTTTTGGTTTGTCTTTGATTACGATTGTTTTTGATGATGATACAGATGTGTATTGGGCGCGTCAACAAGTTCAGGAACGTTTACAATTGGTTCAGGAAAATATTCCTGTAGGCATCGGAAAACCTGAATTAGGACCGATTTCATCAGGTTTGGGTGAAATTTTTCAATATGTAGTAAGACCCAAAAAAGGTTATGAACACGTTTATGACGAAACCGAACTAAGAACCATTCAGGACTGGGTGATTCGCCGTCAGTTATTGGGAACGAAAGGTATTGCTGATGTCAGCAGTTTCGGAGGTAAATTAAAACAATACGAAATTGCCATCAACCCTAATCAATTACAGGCATTTAACATCAATATTAATGATGTTTTTGATGCGTTGGAGAACAACAATCAAAATACCGGAGGTGCTTATATCGAAAAAAGAGAAACCGTTTTATTTATTCGTAGTGAAGGGCTTTTAGGAAGCCTTGAAGACATCGGAAATATTCAGGTTTCAAATACAAAAGAAGGCATTCCGGTTCATATTAAAGATGTTGCGCAGGTCAAATTTGGTTCTGCAACACGATATGGAGCCATGACGTATAACGATAAAGGCGAAGTTTCCGGAGCAATTGTAATGATGCTGAAAGATGAAAATGCCAATGAAGTCGTCGGAAATATCAAGAAAACTTTAGACAAAATTCAGGAATCTTTACCGGAAGGCGTTGTGATTGAACCGTTTTTGGACAGGGCTAAAATGGTTAATAATACGATCAGCACGGTAAAAACAAATTTAATGGAAGGTGCATTAATCGTCGTCTTCATCCTGGTTTTATTCCTCGGGAATTTCAGAGCCGGATTATTGGTGGCTTCTGTAATTCCTTTGGCAATGCTTTTTGCCATTATTATGATGAATATTTTCGGAGTCGGAGGAAACTTAATGAGTCTCGGCGCATTAGACTTCGGATTGATTGTCGATGGTGCTGTTATTATCGTGGAAGCCGTTCTGCATCAATTAGCTCATAAAAAACATTTCGGAAAAAACAATATGCTTTCCAAAGCTGAAATGGATGGACAGGTTTCCAGTTCAGCAACGAAAATGGTAAACAGTGCCGTTTTCGGGCAGATTATTATTTTAATTGTTTACTTACCGATTTTTACACTTCAGGGAATTGAAGGAAAAATGTTCAAACCAATGGCACAAACCGTTGCTTTTGCTTTGGTGGGTGCCTTTTTATTGTCATTAACTTATATTCCGATGATGAGTTCTTTGGTGTTGAGTCGAAAGAAAAAAACGAAAGACAATGTTTCTGACAAGGTGATGTCAAAAATGGAAATAGGTCATCAGAAACTATTGATTAAAGCTTTAAAATTCAGAAAAACAATTATTGCAACGGTTATCATTTTGTTTGCAGGAGCGGTTTTCGTGCTTTCAAAAATGGGTGGAGAATTTATTCCGTCTCTGGAAGAAGGCGATTTTGCGGTGGAAATGAGAATTCTTCAGGGAAGCAATATCGAGGAAACTAAAAAAGCGACAACTCAGGCTGCTAAAATTTTGCTAAAACAATTTCCGGAAGTTCAGAAAGTCGTGATGAAAATCGGAAGTGGAGAAATCCCGACCGACCCGATGCCGATGGACGGAGGCGATATGATTGTCGTTTTAAAACCGAAAAAAGAATGGACTTCAGCACATTCATTTCCTGAACTTTCAGATAAAATGAATAAAGCATTGGAAGTAATTCCTGGGCTTACCGCAAGTTTTCAGTTTCCGGTTCAGATGCGTTTTAATGAACTGATGACGGGAGCAAAACAGGATGTGGTTTGTAAAATTTATGGCGAAGATTTAGACAGTTTGGCAACGTATGCTAAAAAATTAGGTGGAATTATTTCAACCGTTAATGGAGCTCAGGATTTGTATTTAGAGCCTGTTGTCGGAGCTCCGCAGGTTGTGATTGATTATAATCGGGCTGAACTTTCACGCTACAATATTTCCGTTGCCGAAATCAACAGAGTCATCAATATGGCTTTTGCAGGGCAAACTGCGGGTGCTTTGTATGAAGGCGAAAGAAAATTCGATGTGGTGGTAAGAATGGATCAAGAGCATAAAAAAGACATTTCAAGCATTCAAAATCTATTGGTTCCTACTCCGAATGGCGAACAAATTCCGTTGTCTCAATTGGCAAAAGTGGAATTGAAAAATAGCCCTAATCAGATTCAGAGAGAAAATACAAAACGTAGAATTGTCATTGGTTTCAACGTTCGTGGAAGAGACGTTCAAAGTATCGTGGAAGAGCTTCAGCAGAAGGTTAACAAAGATTTGAAATTATCTGCAGGCTATGCGATTTCGTACGGCGGTGCTTTTGAAAATTTAAATGAAGCCAAAGCCAGATTAGGAATTGCCGTTCCAATTTCTTTGGTAATGATTTTCTTATTGCTGTTCTTCGCTTTCGGTTCTGTAAAACATAGTTTATTGATTTACACAGCGATTCCGTTATCTGCAATCGGTGGGATTTACTTTTTAGCATTGCGAGGAATGCCTTTCAGCATTAGTGCGGGAGTTGGCTTTATAGCTCTTTTCGGTGTTGCAGTTCTAAACGGAATTGTATTAATTTCAGAATTCAACCGACTGAAAAAAGATGGTGTTACCAATTTAAGCCGAATTGTTTTAATGGGAACAAGAATCCGTCTTCGTCCGGTTTTGATGACGGCTTTTGTGGCTTCATTAGGATTTTTACCAATGGCCATCAGCAACGGAGCCGGCGCGGAAGTTCAGCGACCTTTGGCAACCGTTGTTATCGGAGGTTTGATGCTGGCAACGCTTTTAACCTTGTTTGTTTTGCCGATTCTTTACGTCCTATTTGAACGAATCAGTAAAAAGAAAAAGTTTAATAGAAACTAG
- a CDS encoding TolC family protein translates to MKFSNNHKKMTALLFLISFGMMNAQENITYEQALEKAFQQNGTLKNSRLISEYQEKLKASYLDIPQTEVSAQIGQINGIETDNSFSISQRFSFPTVYTKRKQMLDAEWNASVINQNLTKAQLTKEVSDVFYRILTLQEKKKVIEYISGLYSIFADKASLRLKKGEANIMEESTAEIQKEQAKTQLNMLENDLNIAKLQLQLLLQSDSQYQPISDKPTMNINLQVSEEMIQQHPELQYLNQQIKVNEAEAQLEKSKLLPDLLIGYTNQSMKNLNNNRFNAVQVGVGIPLFTKGQRQLAKATKAKVAISENQYQLKEIELKNRFGQQVNNYTNQLKIVENYEQKQLPKSETILKTAQKQMEVGEIDYLNWVILTNQAVKTKVDYIDNLERLNQIGAELNFLLSK, encoded by the coding sequence ATGAAATTTTCAAACAATCATAAAAAAATGACTGCATTATTATTTCTGATTTCTTTCGGAATGATGAATGCGCAGGAAAATATTACCTACGAACAAGCCTTAGAAAAAGCTTTTCAGCAAAACGGAACTTTAAAAAACTCAAGATTAATTTCTGAATATCAGGAGAAATTAAAAGCAAGTTATCTCGATATTCCGCAAACGGAAGTCAGTGCACAGATCGGACAAATCAATGGGATTGAAACCGATAATTCTTTCTCGATTTCTCAGCGTTTCAGCTTTCCGACGGTTTATACCAAAAGAAAACAGATGCTGGATGCGGAATGGAATGCGAGTGTCATCAATCAAAATCTGACGAAAGCACAATTAACAAAAGAAGTTTCCGATGTTTTTTACAGGATTCTGACGCTTCAGGAAAAGAAAAAAGTGATTGAATATATCAGCGGATTGTACAGCATTTTTGCAGATAAAGCAAGTCTGAGACTGAAAAAAGGAGAAGCCAATATTATGGAAGAATCCACGGCGGAAATTCAGAAAGAGCAGGCAAAAACGCAACTGAATATGCTTGAAAATGATTTGAATATTGCCAAACTTCAGCTTCAGTTATTGCTTCAGTCAGATTCACAATATCAACCGATTTCTGACAAACCGACGATGAATATTAACCTTCAGGTTTCAGAAGAAATGATTCAACAACATCCCGAATTACAATATTTAAATCAGCAAATAAAAGTCAATGAAGCAGAAGCTCAGCTTGAAAAATCGAAGTTATTGCCGGATTTATTGATTGGCTACACGAATCAAAGTATGAAAAACCTGAATAACAATCGTTTTAATGCCGTTCAAGTTGGTGTCGGAATTCCTTTGTTTACGAAAGGTCAGCGACAATTGGCAAAAGCAACGAAAGCGAAAGTGGCGATTTCTGAAAATCAATATCAGTTAAAAGAAATTGAATTAAAAAACAGGTTTGGGCAACAAGTCAATAATTATACGAATCAATTAAAAATCGTTGAAAATTATGAACAAAAACAGCTTCCTAAGTCTGAAACGATTTTAAAAACAGCTCAAAAACAAATGGAAGTTGGTGAAATCGATTATCTAAACTGGGTCATTCTGACGAATCAGGCAGTGAAAACGAAGGTTGATTACATCGACAATCTCGAAAGGCTCAACCAAATCGGTGCGGAACTTAATTTCTTACTATCAAAATAA
- a CDS encoding efflux RND transporter periplasmic adaptor subunit yields MYLKNISIFSLSLILVLASCSEKKEEEKTVYENTKFKEKDQNTVQLTDKQMQSVGLTTTTVQEKTMQKLIRLNGKVEIAPSHISSISSIMGGHIKSINVMNGSHFSKGQVLAVVEDPQFIQLQQDYLVTKAQLESARLNLTRQKDLNITKATSDKTLQTAQADYSTLNATLRGLEEKLRIIGINAKGLNSSNIRSRINVYAPFSGFVSKILVNNGQYINPSDTLFELINPTGLLLELKVFENDVNDVKIGQEILVYNNQSPDKKSSAKIVSIVPSIENGGSSIAVAKLSSPNPEFIRGMYINGEVSINSRFTIGLPNESVVSFENKNYIFEDSGNKKYKMIPVNTGISDENFTEILKADNLKDKKIVQKGAYSVLMLLKNKAD; encoded by the coding sequence ATGTATCTTAAAAATATATCAATCTTCAGTTTAAGTTTAATCTTGGTTTTAGCTTCCTGTTCAGAAAAAAAAGAGGAAGAAAAAACAGTGTACGAAAACACAAAATTCAAGGAAAAAGATCAGAATACAGTTCAATTAACTGATAAACAAATGCAATCGGTTGGTTTAACGACAACAACGGTTCAGGAAAAAACGATGCAAAAATTGATTCGTCTGAATGGTAAAGTTGAAATTGCGCCGTCTCATATCAGTTCGATTTCCAGTATTATGGGCGGTCATATCAAGTCGATAAATGTGATGAACGGAAGTCATTTCAGTAAAGGACAGGTTTTGGCTGTGGTGGAAGACCCGCAGTTTATCCAGTTGCAACAGGATTATCTGGTAACCAAAGCACAATTGGAATCGGCAAGGTTGAATTTAACCCGTCAAAAAGATTTAAATATAACCAAAGCAACCAGCGATAAAACTTTACAAACGGCTCAGGCAGATTATTCTACATTGAATGCAACGTTGAGAGGTTTGGAGGAAAAGTTAAGAATCATCGGAATTAATGCTAAAGGTTTAAATTCATCAAATATCAGAAGCAGAATTAATGTTTATGCGCCTTTCAGTGGTTTTGTAAGCAAAATTCTGGTAAATAACGGACAGTATATTAACCCTTCGGATACTTTATTTGAATTGATAAATCCTACCGGTTTATTGCTTGAATTAAAAGTATTTGAAAATGATGTGAACGACGTAAAAATTGGACAGGAAATTTTAGTTTATAACAATCAAAGTCCTGATAAAAAATCGAGCGCAAAAATTGTAAGCATTGTTCCAAGTATTGAAAATGGCGGATCATCAATTGCAGTGGCGAAACTTTCAAGTCCGAATCCTGAATTCATCAGAGGAATGTATATCAACGGCGAAGTTTCGATTAATAGCCGTTTTACAATTGGTTTACCGAATGAATCGGTAGTTTCTTTTGAAAATAAAAATTATATTTTTGAAGATTCAGGAAATAAAAAATACAAGATGATTCCTGTAAATACGGGGATTTCGGATGAAAATTTTACAGAAATTTTGAAAGCAGACAATTTAAAGGATAAAAAAATCGTTCAGAAAGGAGCGTACAGTGTTTTAATGCTACTGAAGAATAAGGCCGATTAA